A segment of the Mogibacterium diversum genome:
TGTCTAACGGCTGGGGCTACGCGAGTTTCCGCACCACTCCTAAAATTCTAAAGGACGCTGGCAAGATAGATATACCTGTTTTGCTCCTTACATCTGGAAGCGATGCGCTTGTGGATTCAAAAGGCCACTATAAATTCGCATATAGTACGCCGAACACCGAGTTCATCATATACGAAGGCGCTAAGCACGAGCTATATAATGGAACTGATGAGATACTAGAGGACTACTATAAGAGGGTGTTTGAGTTTCTTGATAGAATCAGTGAGCAGAATTCATAAAACACAGATATATAAACACTCTAATTAACACATTATAGTCAAATTTTCCATATATAAAAAATGCCACTCCAGCACTCTGGAGTGGCATTTTCATGCTCATGTATATTATCTTTAAAATGATGTTATAACTGCTCCTAGACCGAATAAGATACCTGGCACATTAGCACATATAATTGGGTAATCTCTGTCCTTCTTGCAGAATCCGTATGTCACCCACAGCGTGCAGTTTATTGTTGCTGCTAGTGGCTGGATGAAGCTGCCCTTGTTCCCGTTAAGATTGCTCATTATCTGAGCTATGTATGCTACGTACATTAGAATGGACATGCATGTTCCTGCCCAGCCT
Coding sequences within it:
- a CDS encoding SemiSWEET family transporter, translating into MSEKTAKKLGWAGTCMSILMYVAYIAQIMSNLNGNKGSFIQPLAATINCTLWVTYGFCKKDRDYPIICANVPGILFGLGAVITSF